A genomic region of Nostoc sp. UHCC 0702 contains the following coding sequences:
- a CDS encoding PAS domain S-box protein, with amino-acid sequence MPDVDKTNCELTDELAALRQRVAELERSEMQYQLRQAALEKQITELKAKLASTDENLHSQVAGCDIERQQVKVALQESSEQLRLALNAAYMGLWDWNIVTNKVIWSENHELLYGLVPGSFPGNYEAFLSYIHPEDRQSVIQVLTHALEEKTDYSDEFRIVWPDQSVYWIFAKGQFFYDDIGQAVRMIGVCMDITDRKQAKESTRKLTTKVQEQANILNAILAASVDNIFIINRTGCYQYVSHGGAAVLGCKVEDIIGKNVRELDLPTDFIDRVENQRQFVIATGEPIKDECEYVLADGRHYYEYILTPLRNFDQIEGVITVSRDITEHKRVEHSLRESEARFRRLFESNLVGVAFWNMDGFITDANDAYLQLAGYTRDEFTANGKINWRQLTPIEYKHLDDRALTEVKATSVSHIYEKEYIHRNGKRVPVVLGVALLNDSLNDGVAFVLDITERKHAEQERDRLLQRERAARKEAEVANRIKDQFLAVLSHELRTPLNPIMGWSKLLRSRKFDVETTNRALETIERNAKLQTQLIEDLLDVSRILQGKLSLNVCPVSLLMVVEGAIDTVRLAAEAKSIQIQTIIDPSLGQVMGDPNRLQQVVWNLLSNAVKFTPKGGHVEIRVAEVDYQAQITVSDTGKGITPDFLPYVFDYFRQADGTTTRKFGGLGLGLAIVRQVVELHGGTVWAESPGEGMGATFTVRLPFLLRNEQVDLEDDQPQPFNPHPRILSNMEILVVDDEPDIRDLVSFILQEYGVKVTAVASAKEALQALSLSIPDVLISDIGMPEIDGYMLMRQVRKRSPQQGGNVPAIALTAYAGEINQQQALAAGFQLHISKPVDPELLVKAIVGLTKE; translated from the coding sequence ATGCCAGACGTTGATAAAACTAACTGTGAACTAACTGATGAATTAGCAGCTCTACGACAACGTGTTGCAGAGTTGGAGCGATCAGAAATGCAATATCAGCTCAGGCAAGCAGCCCTAGAAAAACAAATAACAGAACTAAAAGCAAAACTAGCATCCACAGACGAAAATCTTCATAGTCAAGTTGCTGGATGTGACATAGAACGACAACAGGTCAAGGTAGCCTTACAAGAAAGTTCAGAACAACTGAGGCTAGCACTAAATGCTGCCTACATGGGTTTGTGGGACTGGAATATTGTCACCAATAAAGTGATTTGGTCGGAAAATCATGAACTGCTTTATGGTTTAGTACCAGGCAGTTTTCCCGGTAATTATGAAGCTTTCCTCAGTTACATTCACCCAGAAGACAGGCAATCTGTAATACAAGTTCTCACCCATGCTTTGGAAGAAAAGACTGACTATAGTGATGAATTTCGTATTGTTTGGCCAGACCAAAGTGTGTATTGGATTTTCGCGAAGGGACAATTTTTTTATGATGATATTGGGCAGGCGGTGCGGATGATTGGGGTTTGTATGGATATTACAGACCGCAAGCAGGCAAAAGAAAGTACTCGTAAATTGACAACTAAGGTTCAAGAACAAGCAAATATTTTAAATGCTATCCTCGCCGCATCTGTTGATAACATTTTTATTATTAATCGTACAGGTTGCTATCAATATGTTAGTCATGGTGGCGCTGCTGTGCTAGGCTGCAAAGTTGAGGATATTATCGGTAAAAATGTGCGGGAATTGGATTTACCCACAGACTTTATAGATAGGGTAGAGAATCAACGCCAATTTGTGATCGCAACTGGGGAACCGATTAAGGATGAGTGTGAATATGTTTTGGCAGATGGCAGACATTACTATGAATACATTCTTACCCCATTACGAAATTTTGATCAAATTGAGGGTGTGATTACTGTTTCTCGTGATATTACAGAACACAAACGGGTAGAACATTCATTGCGCGAAAGCGAAGCCAGATTTCGCCGCTTGTTCGAGTCCAATTTGGTGGGAGTGGCTTTTTGGAATATGGATGGTTTTATTACCGATGCCAATGACGCATATTTACAACTAGCAGGCTACACTCGTGATGAATTTACTGCTAATGGTAAAATAAATTGGAGGCAACTTACTCCCATCGAGTATAAGCATTTGGACGATCGCGCCCTCACAGAAGTAAAAGCCACCAGTGTTTCCCATATTTATGAGAAAGAATACATCCATCGCAACGGCAAGCGAGTACCGGTTGTTTTGGGGGTAGCGTTGCTGAATGACTCGCTAAATGATGGAGTCGCCTTTGTACTAGATATTACCGAACGCAAACACGCTGAACAAGAACGCGATCGCTTGCTGCAACGAGAACGCGCAGCCCGTAAAGAAGCAGAGGTTGCTAACCGCATTAAAGATCAGTTTCTCGCAGTTCTCTCCCATGAACTGCGAACCCCACTCAACCCCATTATGGGTTGGTCAAAATTACTACGTTCACGCAAATTTGATGTAGAAACTACTAACCGCGCCCTAGAAACCATCGAACGCAACGCCAAATTACAAACTCAATTAATTGAAGATTTATTAGATGTCTCTCGGATTCTCCAAGGAAAATTGAGTTTAAATGTCTGTCCCGTCAGCTTGCTGATGGTGGTAGAAGGTGCCATAGATACGGTACGACTAGCAGCAGAAGCCAAGTCAATTCAAATTCAAACCATAATTGATCCAAGCTTAGGGCAAGTTATGGGTGATCCAAATCGCCTTCAGCAAGTGGTTTGGAACTTATTATCTAATGCAGTCAAGTTTACACCAAAAGGAGGACATGTAGAAATTCGAGTCGCAGAAGTTGATTACCAAGCTCAAATCACAGTCAGCGATACAGGTAAGGGAATTACCCCGGATTTTCTGCCTTACGTGTTCGATTACTTTCGTCAAGCTGATGGTACAACAACCCGCAAATTTGGCGGGCTAGGTTTAGGACTAGCAATTGTGCGTCAGGTTGTGGAACTACATGGGGGAACAGTTTGGGCAGAAAGTCCTGGAGAAGGGATGGGTGCAACTTTCACTGTGAGACTACCATTTTTGTTGAGAAACGAACAAGTAGACCTTGAAGATGATCAGCCTCAACCTTTTAACCCTCATCCTCGGATACTTTCAAATATGGAAATTCTAGTAGTGGACGATGAACCGGATATCCGGGACTTAGTATCGTTTATTTTGCAAGAGTATGGAGTGAAAGTAACTGCTGTAGCTTCAGCAAAGGAAGCACTGCAAGCACTATCTCTGTCAATACCAGATGTTTTGATCAGTGATATCGGGATGCCAGAAATAGACGGTTATATGCTGATGCGTCAAGTGAGAAAGCGATCGCCACAACAAGGAGGAAATGTGCCAGCGATCGCCTTGACAGCTTATGCTGGAGAAATTAATCAGCAGCAAGCACTAGCAGCAGGATTTCAATTGCACATATCCAAACCAGTAGATCCGGAACTGTTGGTTAAAGCGATCGTTGGTTTGACAAAAGAATAG
- a CDS encoding peptidase — MRSFRKYHRTLAIILALPLFVTLLTGIAVTLVGEWSANLGVSRSLLLEIHRGEIFGLQGIYPILNGLGLLGLLVTGLSMTSLFARKRSKAEKD, encoded by the coding sequence ATGCGTTCATTTCGCAAGTATCACCGGACTCTGGCGATTATTCTGGCTTTACCGCTTTTCGTAACATTATTAACTGGCATTGCAGTTACGCTAGTAGGTGAATGGTCAGCTAACCTTGGAGTTTCGCGTAGTCTATTGCTTGAGATTCATCGCGGTGAAATCTTCGGTTTACAGGGAATCTACCCGATTTTAAACGGACTGGGACTATTAGGGTTGTTGGTTACTGGATTGAGTATGACTAGTTTGTTTGCGAGGAAAAGGTCAAAAGCTGAAAAGGATTAA
- a CDS encoding DUF4363 family protein, translating to MKRLIYIISISAIGLLTLVGCNSGEQATTTTETSGVTKVSGTPGATQGGFTALKSIVSNTKTAVSAGNFDKAQQEFDKFENAWSKVEDGVKTKSSKTYNVIEDAATEVKGALKAKDKAKALKGLQTLDTNIATVSKG from the coding sequence ATGAAACGCTTAATCTACATCATCTCCATAAGTGCAATTGGCTTACTGACATTGGTAGGGTGCAACAGCGGTGAACAAGCTACTACTACTACTGAAACGTCTGGAGTAACCAAAGTATCTGGAACTCCTGGTGCTACGCAGGGAGGTTTTACTGCTTTGAAAAGTATAGTTTCAAACACAAAAACTGCTGTGTCAGCCGGAAACTTTGACAAAGCTCAACAGGAATTTGATAAGTTTGAAAACGCTTGGTCTAAGGTTGAAGATGGTGTCAAAACTAAATCTTCAAAAACCTATAATGTAATTGAAGATGCTGCAACTGAAGTGAAGGGTGCGCTGAAAGCAAAAGATAAAGCGAAGGCTCTTAAGGGATTACAAACACTTGACACAAATATCGCCACTGTTTCTAAAGGGTAA
- a CDS encoding GNAT family N-acetyltransferase — MPLLETLSTPRVIGDRLRIEHFDLLCKMHQDPKVMATLAGVRSNEETQLIIQENLQHWERHGFGLWVFRDKIDNRFVGRAGLRHVHVEGKDEVELAYALMSEFWGKGLATEIGEAILKVGFEQLKLPEVVCFTMTTNFASQRVMQKLGFQYERDFIRANLPHVFYRLKVSI, encoded by the coding sequence ATGCCATTGTTAGAAACATTATCTACGCCTCGCGTAATAGGCGATCGCTTGCGAATTGAACATTTTGATTTGCTTTGCAAAATGCATCAAGACCCCAAAGTTATGGCAACTCTAGCAGGAGTTCGTTCCAATGAAGAAACACAGCTAATTATCCAAGAAAATCTGCAACATTGGGAACGTCACGGTTTTGGTTTATGGGTATTTCGAGACAAAATAGACAATCGTTTTGTTGGTCGTGCCGGTCTTCGCCATGTCCATGTAGAAGGTAAAGATGAAGTAGAGTTAGCTTACGCTTTAATGTCAGAATTTTGGGGTAAAGGATTGGCAACAGAAATAGGTGAAGCCATCTTAAAAGTAGGTTTTGAACAACTAAAGTTACCAGAGGTAGTTTGCTTCACCATGACAACCAATTTCGCATCACAGCGGGTTATGCAAAAGCTAGGATTTCAATACGAACGTGATTTTATCCGCGCCAACTTACCCCATGTATTTTATCGTTTGAAAGTTTCAATTTGA
- a CDS encoding methyltransferase domain-containing protein yields MPIYDSIGQEYTKTRIPDIRIVNKLIELLNQPKDSIIADIGAGTGGYSRAIANQGYSVYAIEPSKIMRSQSIQHPQVKWFTGYVETLPLPDKSVDAVISILAIHHFSNLEKAFSEMHRIVKSGAIVLLSFDIRFAQKIWLYDYFPWLWEDALRFLPLHEQINLIQTNTQRHVEAFPLMLPYDLSDLFAAAAWRRPQLYLKPEVRAGISSFALADASLVEPGLKSLAADLSNGEWQAKYGDICKITEIDLGYRFLRATLD; encoded by the coding sequence ATGCCTATTTATGATTCCATTGGACAAGAATATACAAAAACTCGTATTCCTGACATTCGTATTGTCAATAAATTAATTGAATTGCTCAATCAGCCAAAAGATAGTATTATAGCCGATATTGGGGCTGGTACTGGTGGTTACAGTCGAGCGATCGCTAACCAAGGATATTCTGTTTATGCCATAGAACCTTCAAAAATTATGCGATCGCAGTCCATACAACATCCTCAAGTGAAATGGTTCACTGGCTATGTAGAAACTCTTCCCTTACCAGACAAATCTGTTGATGCAGTCATAAGTATCTTGGCAATTCATCACTTTTCTAATTTAGAAAAAGCCTTTAGTGAAATGCATCGAATTGTGAAATCTGGGGCAATTGTTTTATTGAGCTTTGATATTAGATTTGCTCAAAAAATATGGCTTTACGATTACTTTCCTTGGCTTTGGGAAGATGCACTACGATTTCTCCCCCTCCATGAACAGATAAACCTGATTCAAACAAATACTCAAAGACATGTTGAAGCTTTTCCTTTAATGTTGCCCTATGATTTATCTGATTTGTTTGCCGCAGCAGCTTGGAGACGACCGCAATTGTACCTCAAACCAGAAGTACGTGCGGGAATATCGTCTTTCGCTTTAGCCGATGCGAGTTTAGTTGAACCAGGATTGAAGTCACTCGCCGCAGATTTGAGTAATGGTGAATGGCAAGCAAAGTATGGAGATATCTGCAAAATCACAGAAATTGATCTAGGTTATCGTTTCCTACGCGCAACACTTGATTAG
- a CDS encoding PEP-CTERM sorting domain-containing protein yields the protein MKSLLVGLVAILAFAPNAYALNIVHDEAVNGDLSSENLNPTQLSLSVGSNHIIGSTTGNPNLDRDFFSLTVPSGYLLNKIILANYIGLDDDGPNQGFFGVQAGSNIETATVNANTPPLLGAALIGAAPGTQVGENVLDDLGVANPIRGAFFVGFPSGNLSEGTYTFWVQETKRGIQNYDLDFVVTAVPEPSNILGIGAAVSFAAVLKRKKSLHLARFGK from the coding sequence ATGAAAAGTTTATTGGTCGGATTGGTAGCTATCTTGGCTTTTGCTCCTAATGCCTATGCGCTAAACATCGTACATGACGAAGCGGTTAACGGCGACTTGTCTAGCGAAAACTTGAACCCAACACAACTAAGCCTGTCAGTTGGCTCCAACCATATCATTGGCTCGACCACTGGCAACCCGAATCTAGACCGAGATTTCTTTTCCTTGACTGTTCCTTCTGGTTATCTACTCAACAAGATTATTCTGGCTAACTATATCGGACTAGATGACGACGGCCCCAATCAAGGATTTTTCGGCGTGCAAGCAGGTTCCAATATTGAAACTGCTACTGTTAATGCAAACACGCCTCCATTACTTGGTGCAGCCTTAATTGGTGCAGCTCCCGGAACACAAGTAGGCGAAAATGTCTTAGACGATTTGGGTGTAGCAAATCCAATCCGGGGAGCTTTTTTTGTTGGCTTCCCTTCCGGCAACCTTAGCGAAGGCACTTACACCTTCTGGGTTCAAGAAACTAAGCGCGGCATACAGAACTACGACCTTGATTTTGTAGTCACGGCAGTACCAGAACCGTCTAATATTCTGGGTATCGGCGCGGCAGTGAGCTTTGCTGCTGTATTGAAACGGAAGAAGAGTTTGCATTTAGCTAGGTTTGGCAAATAA
- a CDS encoding M48 family metallopeptidase — MTRKILTGLSSQAYEHPFDRQALTALKKMPGISLLLKKINEYGIDRLLRLLTLGSEIKVTPRNFPQLHQTLVEACEILDITPLPELHLSRGQGHVDSYSIGVEKPIVGINLDAMEWLSADELIYIFGHEIAHIKSQHMMYHQMAFVMPALKHLLSSTTMGFGGLAASGLELALHNWRMMAELTADRAGLLACQDINVAINTLLKLAGLPNEYLTPPVIEDFLVQAREFSSDSFDNIDQVTKIFSYTEYHLSWVVMRASELLKWIDSGEYDNLIQDNNLKTPEETEKWNFLTSW, encoded by the coding sequence ATGACAAGAAAAATATTAACAGGACTCAGTTCACAAGCCTACGAACATCCCTTTGATCGCCAGGCTTTAACAGCATTAAAAAAGATGCCTGGTATCTCCTTGCTACTCAAAAAAATCAACGAGTACGGCATCGATCGCCTACTAAGACTGCTAACCCTTGGTAGTGAAATCAAAGTTACGCCTCGGAATTTTCCTCAATTACATCAGACACTTGTAGAAGCTTGCGAAATTCTTGATATTACTCCCCTTCCTGAACTACATCTGTCAAGAGGTCAAGGTCACGTCGATAGTTATAGTATTGGCGTGGAAAAACCCATAGTCGGTATCAATCTAGATGCAATGGAGTGGCTAAGCGCAGATGAATTGATTTACATCTTCGGGCACGAAATTGCTCACATTAAAAGTCAGCATATGATGTATCATCAAATGGCATTTGTGATGCCAGCTTTGAAACATTTGTTAAGCAGTACCACAATGGGATTCGGTGGTTTAGCGGCTAGTGGGTTAGAACTGGCTTTACATAATTGGCGGATGATGGCTGAGTTAACTGCCGATCGCGCGGGTTTGTTGGCTTGTCAAGATATTAACGTAGCAATCAACACACTGCTGAAACTCGCGGGTTTACCAAATGAGTATTTGACTCCTCCTGTAATTGAAGATTTCCTTGTTCAAGCCCGCGAGTTTTCATCTGATAGCTTTGATAATATAGATCAGGTCACAAAAATATTCAGCTATACTGAATACCATCTTTCCTGGGTAGTTATGCGTGCTAGTGAATTGTTGAAATGGATTGACTCAGGAGAATATGATAATTTAATTCAAGATAACAATTTGAAGACACCAGAAGAAACAGAAAAGTGGAATTTTCTCACTTCTTGGTAA
- a CDS encoding bifunctional metallophosphatase/5'-nucleotidase gives MFTTKLNVETSMSIFQLRVRWLSQVNTINLGSVKLRLIVTFAIFFLAGITATVAEVTKAAKPNFTLQLLHTSDQEAGVPALQDAPNFSAVLNALKNQDANRDGKPDYLNTLILSSGDAYIPSPFLFASDTVFGGQGRGDILIQNALGFNAIAFGNHEFDLGTAVVADLIQANENYPGTQFPYLSSNLDFSTDQDLAKLVTADGQEASKIPNKIARSTIITVNGEKIAVVGATTPTLPTISSSGGVTVLPKNFNDRNAADIAALAAEIQTSVNTLLTKNPEINKVILLTHMQQIAIELKLAQLLKKVDIIVAGGSNTLLADKTDRLRVGDKPAGTYPIIQKAADGNPIAVVNTDGNYRYVGRLVVAFDGNGVIIPKSINPKISGAYATDSQGVIAVNGKPDPKIVAITTAIKKVIIAQDGKIFGKSNVFLNGLRRDVRTQETNLGNLAADANLAIAKSYDSKTVISIKNAGSIRDNIGVYTFPPGSTRPEDVIRLPPQANPVAGKKDGEISQLDIANAQRFNNSLTLITLTAAELQTVIEHSVAAITPGATPGSFPQVAGLAFSFDPDLPAGKRVKSLAIKDNKGKIIDVVIKNGNLVGDPNRTFRTVTLTFLATGGDGYPFPKTQRVDLISKDTDPSKRTGLATFAPDGSEQDALAEYLAANFRQTPFTQKDVPPAEDTRIQNLKYRQDVVLLK, from the coding sequence ATGTTCACCACTAAATTAAATGTAGAAACGAGCATGTCTATTTTTCAGTTGAGAGTTCGTTGGTTGAGTCAGGTGAATACTATCAATTTGGGTTCTGTAAAATTACGTTTGATAGTTACATTTGCTATCTTTTTTTTAGCAGGAATCACGGCTACTGTGGCAGAAGTCACAAAAGCAGCAAAACCAAATTTTACATTGCAACTCTTACACACTTCTGACCAAGAAGCAGGTGTGCCGGCGTTGCAGGATGCACCAAATTTTTCTGCGGTGCTGAATGCACTTAAAAATCAGGATGCTAATCGTGACGGTAAGCCTGATTATCTTAATACTTTAATTCTCTCCTCTGGTGATGCTTATATTCCCAGCCCCTTCTTATTTGCTAGTGATACAGTATTTGGTGGTCAGGGAAGAGGTGATATCTTAATTCAAAATGCCCTTGGTTTTAATGCGATCGCTTTTGGCAATCACGAATTTGACTTAGGTACTGCTGTTGTTGCGGACTTAATTCAAGCTAATGAAAATTACCCAGGTACACAATTCCCCTATCTCAGCAGCAACTTAGACTTCAGCACTGATCAAGATTTGGCAAAATTAGTTACTGCTGATGGACAAGAAGCAAGTAAAATACCTAACAAAATTGCCCGTAGCACTATCATCACTGTAAATGGTGAAAAAATTGCTGTGGTTGGGGCGACAACTCCCACACTACCAACTATTTCTTCAAGCGGTGGTGTGACAGTGTTACCCAAAAATTTTAATGACAGAAATGCAGCAGACATCGCCGCTTTAGCTGCTGAGATTCAAACTTCTGTTAATACACTGCTGACAAAAAACCCAGAGATTAACAAAGTTATTCTCCTGACACATATGCAGCAAATTGCCATTGAACTCAAGCTGGCCCAATTACTGAAAAAAGTAGATATCATCGTCGCTGGTGGTTCCAATACCTTGTTAGCTGACAAGACAGACCGTCTGCGAGTGGGTGACAAACCTGCTGGAACTTATCCAATTATTCAAAAAGCAGCAGATGGTAATCCCATAGCCGTAGTCAACACCGACGGAAACTATCGCTATGTTGGTCGTTTGGTTGTGGCTTTTGATGGTAATGGAGTGATTATTCCTAAAAGTATTAACCCCAAAATCAGCGGTGCTTACGCTACTGATTCCCAAGGTGTAATAGCTGTCAATGGAAAACCAGACCCCAAAATTGTCGCCATTACAACAGCAATCAAAAAAGTAATTATTGCCCAAGATGGTAAAATTTTCGGGAAAAGCAACGTCTTCCTCAACGGTTTGCGGCGTGATGTCCGCACCCAAGAAACCAACTTAGGAAATCTAGCAGCCGATGCTAATTTAGCGATCGCCAAGAGTTACGATTCTAAAACAGTCATCTCCATCAAAAATGCTGGTAGTATCCGCGATAACATCGGCGTATACACCTTTCCCCCAGGTTCCACTCGTCCAGAAGATGTAATCAGATTACCACCCCAAGCCAACCCTGTAGCAGGTAAAAAAGACGGAGAAATTTCCCAACTTGATATTGCCAATGCACAGCGGTTTAATAATAGTTTGACACTCATCACCTTAACCGCCGCAGAATTACAAACTGTGATTGAACACAGCGTTGCAGCCATCACACCAGGTGCCACACCAGGGAGTTTTCCCCAAGTTGCGGGATTAGCTTTTAGCTTTGACCCAGATTTGCCAGCTGGTAAACGTGTTAAATCATTAGCTATCAAAGACAACAAAGGTAAAATCATCGATGTAGTAATCAAAAATGGCAACTTAGTAGGTGATCCCAATCGCACCTTCCGCACCGTGACTTTAACCTTTTTAGCAACTGGTGGTGATGGTTATCCTTTCCCTAAAACACAACGAGTTGATTTAATATCAAAAGACACTGACCCCAGCAAACGCACCGGCTTAGCCACCTTTGCACCTGATGGTTCTGAACAAGATGCACTTGCAGAATATTTAGCTGCTAACTTCAGACAAACTCCATTTACTCAAAAAGATGTGCCACCAGCGGAAGATACCCGCATTCAAAATCTGAAATATCGTCAAGATGTGGTGTTGTTAAAATAA
- a CDS encoding rhomboid family intramembrane serine protease, which yields MIPISDNVRTRSQPIINYWLIGINVAIFFWELKLEVSGELGYFVNSWGLIPAQINGAITNAFFNPAAWIVVFWRSLSLLFGMFIHGSFSQILGNLLFLWVFGKTVENVLGARLYLGFYLAAGILTGITQIIAEPNLTVPLIGANGAIAAILGAYVMKFPQAKIDSILPLIVVYIPIELPVFFYVFWWFAQQLFYGIGSLNIPPSGVNSFSLAYWMQIVGLFIGAAFMRLKK from the coding sequence ATGATTCCTATTAGTGATAACGTTCGCACTCGTAGTCAACCAATTATTAATTATTGGTTGATTGGTATTAATGTTGCTATATTTTTCTGGGAACTCAAACTAGAAGTAAGTGGTGAATTAGGGTATTTTGTTAATAGTTGGGGTCTAATTCCTGCTCAGATTAATGGGGCAATTACAAATGCATTCTTCAATCCCGCAGCTTGGATAGTTGTTTTTTGGCGCTCATTGTCGTTGCTTTTTGGGATGTTTATTCATGGCAGTTTTAGCCAAATCTTAGGAAATCTACTATTTCTGTGGGTTTTTGGCAAAACTGTAGAAAATGTTCTAGGTGCTAGACTTTATCTAGGTTTTTACCTAGCTGCTGGTATTTTGACAGGTATAACACAAATTATTGCTGAACCGAATTTAACAGTACCATTGATTGGAGCAAATGGTGCGATCGCAGCTATTTTAGGTGCATACGTCATGAAGTTCCCCCAGGCTAAAATTGACAGTATTTTGCCGCTAATAGTTGTCTATATCCCTATTGAACTGCCAGTTTTTTTCTATGTATTTTGGTGGTTTGCACAACAGTTATTTTACGGCATCGGCAGTTTAAATATTCCCCCTTCTGGTGTAAATTCATTCAGTCTTGCTTATTGGATGCAAATCGTAGGCTTATTTATTGGTGCAGCTTTTATGCGGCTGAAGAAATGA